A genome region from Deinococcus sp. KNUC1210 includes the following:
- a CDS encoding GAF domain-containing protein yields MTASVPRQDTLALLLHLSRAATQDTAQRSAEFAAELAQLLMTATQAHGLRLRLDGETPAILAELGRGLALCDDALIQLAREQDGRATRGLHDALTAGPLVLDVVGGDPAAIAELHPLTSLLGLAFEGVQAREIRRGAGREQETVTRLVRRMGGSLDLPQLLTATAETAAQALGFERAFVGLLSTSRNGGAVGRQTGDVFTYGFDEDFSGGVGVGPSSFERLFVQGEVILYERGRDGAGRMGAGLAELNPETAVIAPLVARGRPLGVLYSDTRRAVGITEDDLWLVMALAEQASLSIDNARLYAEETRKRESAEAMREVGSRLAASLHLGQTYTAVLERAAELFGADACAVYELQPDGRTLIIRSAVGLSSEYVLRSRVKLGAGVVGRAVARGEAEAVDDLTRDPQGGGSRYTRQLLAAGRYPYRGVLGLPLSVRGKVVGGLALYFRAALPLTGDDLSLASVFAAQAALSIENARLYEEEVRRERESAALLGVARLMGQDHEAPDLEQTVALAVQAMNGERGLLLLYGESDDLRSLDHATLSAFSPAPPDGHKPELATYQLSARPDELRALQLQLGRGPRRLTRRHALPGASSALIVPVRSGQEVLGFLYADHPGEEAPNDRILALSRAVADQVGLARTRSRLLFALEREEARYRQLAEGAHDLILTCDSGGSITYANPASVRLLGRVVGQTLSSLLEEPSLSDFGAAWQACLDAPENGGRCELRLQGLTRALHLEVRLSKVQPGGGMLLVARDISELELLVTEINRRAVEIERADERQMELRSYLSLFTQAQEEERGRISRELHDDTAQVLVAIGRRLDRLSRELEGGPKTRAEDIRQDLNHAIEGVRRFARNLRPSVLDDLGLIPALEWLASQAATPTRLELQGTERRLPAATELTLFRMVQEGLGNTDKHAQAASAAIRVVFGAENITVTLTDDGVGFSPEQARAQAQAGHLGLTGMRERVLLAGGELNVSSEPGQGSELRFSLPG; encoded by the coding sequence ATGACGGCTTCTGTTCCCCGCCAGGACACCCTGGCGCTGCTGCTGCACCTCAGCCGGGCGGCCACCCAGGACACGGCTCAGCGCAGCGCCGAATTCGCTGCCGAACTCGCGCAGCTCCTGATGACGGCGACCCAGGCCCACGGGCTGCGGCTGCGGCTGGACGGTGAAACGCCCGCGATCCTGGCCGAACTGGGGCGCGGCCTCGCGCTGTGCGACGACGCGCTGATTCAGCTGGCCCGCGAACAGGACGGACGGGCCACGCGGGGTCTGCACGACGCGCTGACGGCTGGCCCCCTGGTGCTGGACGTGGTGGGCGGCGATCCGGCAGCCATCGCGGAACTCCACCCACTGACCTCGCTGCTGGGGCTGGCCTTCGAGGGAGTGCAGGCCCGAGAAATCCGCCGGGGTGCGGGCCGCGAGCAGGAAACCGTGACGCGGCTGGTGCGGCGCATGGGCGGCAGCCTCGATCTGCCGCAACTCCTGACCGCCACGGCAGAAACGGCGGCGCAGGCGCTGGGCTTCGAGCGGGCGTTCGTGGGGCTGCTGAGCACCTCGCGCAACGGGGGCGCGGTGGGGCGGCAGACCGGCGACGTGTTCACCTACGGCTTCGACGAGGATTTCAGCGGCGGGGTGGGCGTGGGGCCGTCGTCGTTCGAGCGGCTGTTCGTGCAGGGTGAAGTTATCTTGTACGAGCGCGGGCGCGACGGCGCGGGCCGTATGGGCGCGGGTCTGGCGGAGCTGAATCCCGAAACCGCCGTGATCGCCCCGCTGGTGGCGCGGGGTCGCCCGCTGGGTGTGCTGTACAGCGATACCCGGCGGGCCGTGGGCATCACCGAGGACGATCTGTGGCTGGTGATGGCACTGGCGGAGCAGGCCAGCCTGAGCATCGACAACGCCCGCCTGTACGCCGAGGAAACCCGCAAACGCGAGAGCGCCGAGGCGATGCGTGAGGTGGGCAGCCGACTGGCCGCCAGCCTGCACCTGGGTCAGACCTATACGGCGGTGCTGGAGCGGGCCGCCGAACTGTTCGGAGCCGACGCCTGCGCGGTCTATGAACTCCAGCCAGATGGCCGCACGCTCATCATCCGCAGCGCAGTCGGCCTGAGCAGCGAGTATGTGCTGCGCTCACGCGTCAAGCTGGGGGCGGGTGTGGTGGGCCGGGCGGTGGCAAGAGGGGAGGCCGAAGCGGTTGACGACCTCACCCGCGATCCGCAGGGCGGCGGCAGCCGGTACACCCGGCAACTGCTGGCGGCGGGGCGGTATCCGTACCGGGGCGTGCTGGGCCTGCCGCTGAGCGTGCGCGGCAAGGTGGTCGGCGGCCTGGCACTGTATTTCCGGGCCGCGCTGCCCCTGACCGGCGACGATCTGTCGCTCGCCTCAGTCTTCGCGGCTCAGGCGGCGCTGTCGATCGAGAACGCCCGGCTGTACGAGGAGGAAGTGCGCCGCGAGCGCGAATCGGCGGCGCTGCTGGGCGTGGCGCGGCTGATGGGTCAGGACCACGAAGCGCCCGATCTGGAACAGACGGTCGCGCTGGCAGTGCAGGCGATGAACGGCGAGCGCGGGCTGCTGCTGCTGTACGGCGAATCCGACGACCTCCGCTCGCTCGATCACGCTACGCTGTCCGCCTTCAGCCCCGCGCCGCCCGACGGACACAAACCCGAACTGGCGACCTATCAGCTCAGCGCCCGCCCCGACGAACTGCGAGCCCTGCAACTTCAGCTCGGACGTGGCCCCCGCCGCCTGACCCGCCGCCACGCGCTGCCGGGCGCGTCCTCGGCGCTGATCGTGCCGGTCCGCAGCGGCCAGGAGGTGCTGGGCTTTCTGTATGCCGACCATCCCGGCGAGGAGGCTCCCAACGACCGCATTCTCGCGCTGTCGCGGGCCGTTGCCGATCAGGTGGGGCTGGCCCGTACCCGGTCGCGCCTGCTGTTCGCGCTCGAACGCGAGGAAGCCCGTTACCGTCAGCTGGCAGAGGGCGCACACGACCTGATCCTGACCTGCGACAGCGGCGGTTCGATCACCTACGCCAATCCGGCCAGCGTGCGGCTGCTGGGCCGGGTGGTGGGTCAGACGCTCTCCAGCCTGCTGGAAGAACCCTCGCTGAGCGACTTCGGGGCGGCGTGGCAGGCCTGTCTGGACGCGCCCGAGAACGGTGGACGCTGTGAGCTGCGGCTTCAGGGCCTGACCCGGGCGCTGCATCTGGAAGTGCGGCTCTCGAAGGTGCAGCCGGGCGGCGGCATGCTGCTGGTGGCCCGCGACATCTCGGAACTCGAACTGCTGGTGACGGAGATCAACCGCCGCGCCGTGGAAATCGAGCGGGCCGACGAGCGTCAGATGGAACTTCGCAGCTACCTCTCGCTGTTCACGCAGGCGCAGGAGGAAGAACGCGGGCGCATCTCCCGCGAGCTGCACGACGACACCGCGCAGGTGCTGGTGGCGATTGGCCGCCGCTTGGATCGCCTGAGCCGCGAGCTGGAAGGCGGACCCAAAACCCGCGCCGAGGATATCCGTCAGGATCTGAACCACGCCATTGAGGGTGTGCGCCGCTTCGCCAGAAACCTGCGCCCCAGCGTACTCGACGACCTGGGGCTGATTCCCGCGCTGGAATGGCTGGCGTCGCAGGCCGCCACGCCCACCCGCCTCGAACTTCAGGGCACCGAGCGTCGCCTGCCCGCCGCCACCGAACTCACGCTCTTCCGCATGGTACAGGAAGGGCTGGGCAACACCGATAAGCACGCACAGGCCGCCAGCGCCGCCATTCGCGTGGTCTTCGGAGCCGAGAACATCACGGTCACGCTGACCGATGACGGCGTGGGCTTCTCGCCCGAGCAGGCCAGGGCGCAGGCACAGGCGGGCCACCTGGGTCTGACCGGCATGCGCGAACGGGTGCTGCTGGCGGGCGGCGAACTGAACGTCAGCAGCGAACCCGGCCAGGGCAGCGAACTGAGATTCAGCCTGCCAGGATAG
- a CDS encoding response regulator transcription factor, whose amino-acid sequence MHSEGRPIRLMLVDDHPVVRKGTRELLDGEADLSVVGEVGSGEEAIVMARELLPDVILMDVSMPGMNGIEATKAIKAERPQQNVLVLTSYDDDAYIFALLEAGAAGYLLKNASEDELLGAVRAVAAGESALHPSVARKVLERFSATSGGMGSGTAALDTLSPRELEVLRIAATGRTNKEIARDLDISPRTVQVHLANIFSKLDVGSRTEAVLIGIKRGWVNPNDLG is encoded by the coding sequence ATGCATTCTGAAGGCCGTCCGATTCGTCTGATGCTCGTTGATGACCATCCTGTCGTCCGTAAGGGAACCCGTGAACTGCTCGACGGAGAGGCCGATCTCTCGGTGGTGGGCGAGGTCGGCAGCGGCGAGGAAGCCATCGTGATGGCCCGCGAACTGCTGCCCGACGTGATCCTGATGGATGTTTCGATGCCCGGCATGAACGGCATCGAGGCGACCAAGGCCATCAAGGCCGAGCGCCCGCAGCAGAACGTTCTGGTCCTGACGAGCTACGACGACGACGCGTATATCTTCGCGCTGCTGGAGGCGGGCGCGGCGGGCTATCTGCTGAAAAATGCCAGTGAAGACGAGCTGCTGGGCGCGGTGCGGGCGGTGGCGGCAGGCGAGAGTGCGCTGCATCCGAGCGTGGCGAGGAAGGTGCTGGAGCGTTTCAGCGCCACGTCCGGCGGCATGGGCAGCGGCACCGCCGCGCTCGATACCCTCAGTCCCCGCGAACTGGAAGTGCTGCGAATCGCCGCCACAGGCCGCACCAACAAAGAAATTGCCCGCGACCTCGACATCTCGCCGCGTACCGTGCAGGTGCACCTCGCCAACATCTTCTCGAAGCTCGACGTGGGCAGCCGCACCGAGGCCGTGCTGATCGGCATCAAGCGCGGCTGGGTCAATCCGAACGATCTGGGCTAG
- a CDS encoding RluA family pseudouridine synthase, which translates to MTAPASPSLPRVVLEHPDFYVVNKPPMWLTHQGRGRVDVPNVLDYLKWELGEPELAPPHRLDRETSGAQLFSRDADAARDFFTLFKERLLTKTYLTLVHGHPGWQTQTVNAPLDFLGLSESNAVIIRQGVVAGGKEALTRFEVLGQRVHPQHGALSLLAALPQSGRLHQIRAHLSELGLPMLGDKIYGRDPAAFVAFMDGTLSPQQQAELILPRQALHAWRLEFGWAGARMRVEVPMAADMAGVWGEAEKEG; encoded by the coding sequence TTGACTGCGCCCGCCTCCCCTTCCCTGCCCCGCGTCGTGCTGGAGCACCCCGATTTTTACGTGGTCAACAAGCCGCCGATGTGGCTGACACACCAGGGGCGTGGGCGGGTAGACGTGCCGAACGTGCTGGATTATCTGAAATGGGAACTGGGCGAGCCGGAACTGGCGCCGCCGCACCGTCTGGACCGTGAGACCAGCGGCGCACAGCTGTTCAGCCGCGACGCCGACGCCGCCCGCGACTTCTTCACGCTGTTCAAGGAACGCCTGCTCACCAAAACTTACCTGACGCTGGTGCACGGGCACCCCGGCTGGCAGACGCAGACGGTGAATGCGCCGCTGGATTTTCTGGGGCTATCCGAGAGCAATGCCGTCATCATCCGGCAGGGTGTGGTGGCGGGCGGCAAGGAGGCATTGACGCGCTTCGAGGTGCTGGGGCAGCGCGTCCACCCGCAGCACGGCGCACTCAGTCTGCTGGCAGCACTGCCCCAGAGCGGGCGGCTCCATCAGATTCGCGCCCATCTGAGCGAACTGGGCCTGCCGATGCTCGGAGACAAGATCTACGGGCGCGATCCGGCGGCGTTCGTGGCCTTCATGGACGGCACGCTGTCGCCGCAGCAACAGGCCGAGCTAATTCTGCCCCGGCAGGCGCTGCATGCGTGGCGGCTGGAATTCGGCTGGGCGGGCGCACGGATGCGGGTCGAGGTGCCGATGGCGGCGGATATGGCGGGAGTATGGGGAGAGGCGGAGAAGGAGGGTTGA
- the hslO gene encoding Hsp33 family molecular chaperone HslO, whose amino-acid sequence MTSPAQTANPYATPGLPDGFILRGTAAGGLLRLVAVDSSAIVEEARLRHHLSKTATAALGRSLSAALLLAIVLGKKVDSRVTLRIQGDGPLGWIVAEGSADGRVRGYVREPGADLPIRESDGKLDVSGVVGSEGELALTRLLENGEPYTGSVPLVSGEIAEDVAAYLSASEQIPSAVLLGVYEEGGRVARSGGLLVQVMPGASEDALAQVEANIRAMGPITDNLRRHSLMEVMERAAEGLDLQLAAQAQAAHFQCRCSRDKAKSSLLYFGAGERQEMMDDGGQEVVCHWCNEHYHITPDEIAALDLDQPRAQA is encoded by the coding sequence ATGACTTCACCCGCTCAGACCGCCAATCCCTACGCCACGCCGGGCCTGCCCGACGGCTTCATTTTGCGCGGAACTGCCGCCGGGGGCCTGCTGCGGCTGGTCGCGGTGGACAGCAGCGCCATCGTCGAGGAGGCGAGACTGCGCCATCACCTCTCCAAGACCGCGACCGCCGCTCTGGGTCGCTCGCTGAGCGCCGCGCTGCTGCTCGCCATCGTGCTGGGCAAGAAGGTTGACAGCCGCGTGACGCTGCGAATTCAGGGCGACGGGCCGCTGGGCTGGATCGTGGCCGAGGGCAGCGCCGACGGACGGGTACGCGGCTATGTGCGCGAGCCGGGAGCCGATCTGCCGATCCGTGAAAGCGACGGAAAACTGGACGTGAGCGGCGTGGTGGGCAGCGAGGGCGAACTGGCCCTGACGCGACTGCTCGAAAACGGAGAGCCGTACACCGGGAGTGTTCCCCTGGTCAGCGGCGAGATCGCCGAAGACGTGGCGGCCTACCTCTCGGCATCCGAGCAGATTCCCAGCGCGGTGCTGCTGGGCGTGTATGAGGAGGGTGGCCGGGTGGCCCGCAGCGGCGGCCTGCTCGTTCAGGTGATGCCGGGGGCCAGCGAGGACGCGCTCGCACAGGTCGAGGCGAATATCCGGGCGATGGGGCCGATCACCGACAACCTGCGCCGCCATTCGCTGATGGAGGTGATGGAGCGGGCCGCTGAGGGCCTCGATCTTCAGCTCGCGGCGCAGGCGCAGGCGGCCCACTTCCAGTGCCGCTGCTCGCGCGACAAGGCCAAAAGCAGCCTGCTGTATTTCGGCGCGGGCGAACGCCAGGAGATGATGGACGACGGCGGGCAGGAAGTGGTGTGCCACTGGTGCAACGAGCACTATCACATCACCCCGGATGAGATCGCTGCGCTCGATCTGGATCAGCCCCGCGCACAGGCGTAA
- a CDS encoding DUF4142 domain-containing protein — protein MNKLLSTALLLTFTSASAASMLSRTDTTFLPKAAMGNTFEIRAAKLALTMSKSAAVQRYANMMIADHSKLGANVKVATMKADPSMMLPAGVSAPQQQMLDQLKRAGMNFDNLYKAQMIASHAQTYQLFWQYSRSRAANRNIRAVIRGALPTVKMHWDDAKRLPRM, from the coding sequence ATGAATAAATTGCTGTCGACCGCTCTGCTTCTGACCTTCACGTCTGCATCTGCCGCTTCAATGCTCAGCCGAACCGATACCACGTTTCTGCCGAAGGCAGCCATGGGCAACACCTTCGAGATTCGGGCCGCCAAACTCGCACTGACCATGTCGAAGTCGGCAGCAGTGCAGCGGTACGCCAACATGATGATCGCCGACCACAGCAAGCTCGGCGCAAACGTCAAGGTCGCAACCATGAAAGCCGATCCGTCGATGATGCTTCCGGCGGGTGTTTCCGCCCCGCAGCAGCAGATGCTCGACCAGCTCAAACGCGCAGGAATGAATTTCGACAATCTGTATAAGGCCCAGATGATCGCCAGCCACGCTCAGACCTATCAGCTCTTCTGGCAGTACAGCCGCTCACGTGCCGCCAACCGCAACATCCGCGCCGTCATACGGGGAGCGCTGCCAACCGTCAAGATGCACTGGGACGACGCCAAACGCCTTCCCAGAATGTAA
- a CDS encoding pitrilysin family protein, translated as MKRTRLTAALSALLLLGPPLHAQSTATSAPPAALTTTAGVRQTILSNGLTVLTKEVRGAPVVSVQVFYKIGSRNEAAGVNGIAHQLEHMMFKGTTTRPVQFGRLLGALGADFNAFTSYDQTAYHETVQREKAGAVLALEADRMVNAQIDAEKLAGERRVVLSEIEGDENDPQYRLSRAVQAAAFPNSPYGLTVGGTRTDIEGFSADKVRAYYKKYYSPEYATLVIVGDFQTDAMLKDVQKYFGGLGKPGTKPVKTSAPLVGTRSEATLGSPAVKAPIVLKEPGAAPLLSAVYPLPDINSPDVPALKVLDYILLSGRTSRLYTSLFESGVAADGGTSPNHLLNGGWYEFNFTPAPGTTLPTLDKALLTTLADVRKTPPTADEVKQAITQIRAGELLGSVSVDAQAGSLGMDATTAGDYRYTDRFLAALTRVTPADVQRVAQKYLQDSSRTVGYFEPTQAQEGQASAATGATQEAFNAGPPVDPAEVAKYLPAFPAPGSTTVSLPEQFRLPNGLTVFLLRDAGTPTVSLSANVLAGREFDTDAKAGLVDLVAGNLLSGTTTRDEATLARLIDGVGAQLAPSASRFGVSIDGASLSADLPTLIEGLSDVLQHATFPAAQFKTSQARAVQAVRQSDDSPGSVAQKVFRKTVYPAGNPWQVFSTAQSLGTLTQADLSAFYAAHYRPDTTVITLVGNFDVAQTKALLTQKFSGWKASGAAPSVAYPVVGKPSGIVRVNPALPGKTQAVTYLGYQSIDRKDPRYYASLVLNQVLGGDTLSSRLGTELRDKQGLTYGVSSGFSAGKQAGPFIVTLQTNPADTEKAVQAALSLIQKVRDEGLSATEVNTAKNTLTSSFTVGLSNPAALAQTFTGFYSEGLPLDELRLYPQKIAAVTLAQVNAAAKSLLDPQNIVIVTAGPTAPSTQ; from the coding sequence ATGAAACGAACTCGCCTGACTGCTGCCCTGTCTGCCCTGCTGCTGCTGGGGCCGCCGCTGCATGCCCAGTCCACCGCCACTTCCGCTCCTCCCGCCGCCCTCACGACCACTGCTGGCGTGCGGCAGACCATTCTCAGCAACGGCCTGACGGTGCTGACCAAGGAAGTGCGCGGCGCACCCGTGGTCAGCGTGCAGGTGTTCTACAAGATCGGTTCGCGCAACGAGGCGGCGGGCGTCAACGGCATCGCCCACCAGCTCGAACACATGATGTTCAAGGGCACCACGACCAGACCCGTCCAGTTCGGACGGCTGCTCGGGGCACTGGGGGCCGATTTCAACGCGTTTACCTCGTATGACCAGACCGCCTATCACGAGACGGTGCAGCGCGAGAAGGCGGGCGCGGTGCTGGCGCTGGAAGCCGACCGCATGGTCAATGCCCAGATCGACGCCGAAAAACTGGCGGGCGAACGCCGGGTGGTGCTGTCGGAAATCGAGGGAGACGAGAACGACCCGCAGTACCGTCTGAGCCGCGCCGTACAGGCCGCCGCCTTTCCGAACTCGCCCTACGGCCTGACGGTGGGCGGCACCCGCACCGATATCGAAGGATTCAGCGCCGACAAGGTCAGGGCGTACTACAAGAAATACTATTCGCCGGAATACGCCACGCTGGTGATCGTGGGCGATTTCCAGACCGACGCGATGCTCAAAGACGTGCAGAAGTATTTTGGCGGGCTGGGCAAACCCGGCACCAAGCCGGTGAAGACCTCGGCCCCGCTGGTCGGCACGCGCTCCGAGGCGACCCTGGGCAGCCCGGCGGTCAAAGCGCCCATCGTGCTGAAAGAGCCCGGTGCAGCGCCGCTGCTCAGCGCGGTCTATCCGCTGCCCGACATCAACAGCCCCGATGTTCCGGCGCTGAAGGTGCTCGACTACATCCTGCTGTCGGGGCGCACCAGTCGGCTGTACACCTCACTGTTCGAGTCGGGCGTCGCGGCAGACGGCGGCACCAGCCCCAACCACCTGCTGAACGGCGGCTGGTACGAGTTCAATTTCACGCCAGCACCCGGAACGACGCTGCCCACACTAGATAAGGCGCTGCTGACGACCCTGGCCGACGTTCGCAAGACTCCGCCCACCGCCGATGAGGTGAAGCAGGCCATCACCCAGATTCGCGCCGGAGAACTGCTGGGCAGCGTCTCGGTGGACGCGCAGGCCGGGTCGCTGGGCATGGACGCCACCACGGCAGGCGACTACCGCTACACCGACCGCTTCCTGGCCGCTCTGACCAGGGTCACGCCTGCCGACGTGCAGCGGGTGGCGCAGAAGTACCTTCAGGACAGCAGCCGGACGGTGGGCTATTTCGAGCCGACGCAGGCGCAGGAGGGACAGGCCAGCGCCGCTACCGGGGCCACCCAGGAGGCGTTCAATGCCGGGCCACCGGTCGATCCCGCCGAGGTGGCAAAATACCTGCCTGCGTTCCCGGCCCCTGGCAGCACCACGGTCAGTTTGCCGGAGCAGTTCAGGCTGCCGAACGGCCTGACGGTCTTCCTGCTGCGCGACGCGGGCACGCCCACGGTTTCGCTGAGTGCCAACGTGCTGGCCGGGCGTGAGTTCGACACCGACGCCAAGGCCGGACTGGTCGATCTGGTCGCCGGGAATCTGCTGTCGGGCACGACCACCCGAGACGAGGCCACGCTGGCCCGACTGATCGACGGCGTTGGGGCGCAGCTTGCTCCCAGTGCCAGCCGGTTTGGCGTGAGTATCGACGGAGCCAGCCTGTCTGCCGACCTGCCCACACTGATCGAGGGCCTGTCAGACGTGCTCCAGCACGCCACCTTCCCAGCGGCCCAGTTCAAGACGAGTCAGGCGCGGGCGGTGCAGGCGGTCAGGCAGTCAGACGACAGCCCCGGCAGCGTGGCCCAGAAGGTCTTCCGCAAGACGGTGTATCCGGCGGGTAACCCCTGGCAGGTCTTCAGCACGGCCCAGAGCCTGGGCACCCTCACCCAGGCCGATCTGAGTGCCTTCTACGCCGCTCATTACCGCCCCGATACCACAGTCATCACCCTGGTCGGCAATTTCGACGTAGCCCAGACCAAGGCGCTGCTGACTCAGAAATTCAGCGGTTGGAAGGCCAGCGGCGCAGCTCCCAGCGTGGCATATCCGGTGGTGGGCAAGCCGAGCGGCATCGTGCGGGTCAACCCGGCGCTGCCCGGCAAAACCCAGGCGGTCACGTATCTGGGCTATCAGAGCATCGACCGGAAAGACCCGCGCTATTACGCGTCCCTGGTGCTCAATCAGGTGCTGGGCGGCGACACGCTCTCCAGTCGCCTCGGTACCGAACTGCGCGACAAGCAGGGCCTGACCTACGGCGTCTCGTCGGGATTCAGCGCGGGCAAGCAGGCAGGGCCGTTCATCGTGACGCTCCAGACCAATCCTGCTGACACCGAAAAAGCGGTGCAGGCGGCGCTCAGCCTGATTCAGAAGGTGCGTGACGAAGGGCTGAGCGCCACCGAAGTCAACACCGCCAAAAATACCCTGACGAGCAGCTTCACGGTGGGTCTATCCAATCCAGCGGCACTGGCGCAGACCTTCACAGGGTTTTACAGCGAGGGTCTGCCACTTGATGAACTGCGGCTGTACCCGCAGAAGATCGCGGCAGTCACGCTGGCACAGGTCAATGCTGCCGCCAAATCACTGCTCGACCCACAGAATATCGTGATCGTCACGGCAGGCCCGACCGCACCGTCCACGCAGTAA
- a CDS encoding aspartate kinase has translation MTARTHPNAAHTPPHLLVMKFGGTLMGSAEAIRHSASLVARSTTQGTRVVVVVSAMTGVTNQLLRLADAAETGDIALANDEIALMRNRHFTAAQELGAAPDSETVRDIREMHETLRQAVYGVYLLRELTARSRDLIVSFGERLSAPLMTLALSQLSMPTHHLTGGQAGILTDAHFGNAKPLPGTYQRVRDRLEGLLAAGLTPVVAGFMGETEKGATTTLGRGGTDFSATIVGAALHADEVWTWKDVDGFMSADPRAVPLAQNIAQLSYGEVMELAYFGAKVLHPLAVTPLQEHGIPLRVKSAADPDFAGTLVTSEAVTLEGQSVKAVTAIKGVSVITVSGAGILGVPEVVAEIFQTLARENITLLMVSQSSSMSNVSLAIQSGSAERTVAALRTPLAGRELQVDIQEGLAVLAIVGAGMRGTKGVSAKLFGALAAQDINILMISQGSSELNISVAIEGKDADLATREVHTAFGLNAPEPVSAEE, from the coding sequence ATGACCGCCCGCACCCATCCGAACGCAGCTCACACGCCTCCTCACCTGCTGGTCATGAAATTCGGCGGCACCCTGATGGGCAGCGCCGAGGCGATCCGCCATTCGGCCAGCCTGGTGGCTCGCAGCACCACCCAGGGCACGCGGGTGGTTGTCGTCGTGAGCGCCATGACCGGTGTGACCAATCAGCTGCTGCGGCTGGCCGACGCCGCCGAGACGGGCGATATCGCGCTTGCCAACGACGAGATCGCGCTGATGAGAAATCGCCATTTCACGGCAGCCCAGGAACTCGGCGCAGCGCCCGACAGCGAGACGGTGCGCGACATCCGTGAGATGCACGAGACGCTGCGGCAGGCGGTGTACGGCGTGTATCTGCTGCGCGAACTGACCGCCCGCAGCCGCGACCTGATCGTGAGTTTCGGCGAGCGCCTCTCGGCCCCGCTGATGACCCTGGCGCTGTCTCAGCTGAGCATGCCCACCCACCACCTGACCGGCGGACAGGCGGGTATCCTGACCGACGCGCATTTCGGCAACGCCAAACCGCTCCCCGGCACCTATCAGCGCGTGCGCGACCGGCTGGAAGGACTGCTGGCGGCGGGTCTGACCCCGGTGGTGGCGGGCTTTATGGGCGAAACCGAGAAGGGCGCGACCACCACCCTCGGGCGCGGCGGCACCGACTTTTCCGCCACCATCGTGGGCGCAGCGCTGCACGCCGACGAGGTATGGACCTGGAAGGACGTGGACGGATTCATGTCCGCCGACCCGCGTGCGGTGCCGCTCGCCCAGAACATCGCGCAGCTCAGCTACGGCGAGGTGATGGAGCTGGCCTATTTCGGCGCGAAGGTGCTGCACCCGCTGGCAGTGACGCCCCTTCAGGAACACGGCATCCCGCTGCGGGTCAAGAGCGCCGCCGATCCCGATTTCGCGGGCACGCTGGTCACATCCGAGGCGGTGACGCTGGAAGGCCAGTCGGTCAAGGCCGTGACCGCCATCAAGGGCGTGAGCGTCATCACGGTGTCGGGGGCGGGCATCCTGGGTGTGCCGGAAGTGGTCGCCGAGATCTTCCAGACGCTCGCCCGCGAGAACATCACCCTGCTGATGGTGTCGCAGTCGTCGAGCATGTCGAACGTGTCGCTGGCTATCCAGAGCGGCAGCGCCGAGCGCACCGTGGCGGCCCTGCGAACCCCGCTGGCAGGCCGGGAACTTCAGGTCGATATTCAGGAAGGACTGGCCGTGCTCGCCATCGTGGGCGCAGGGATGCGCGGCACCAAAGGCGTTTCGGCCAAGCTGTTCGGCGCACTGGCCGCCCAGGACATCAACATCCTGATGATTTCGCAGGGGTCGAGCGAGCTGAACATCAGCGTCGCCATCGAGGGCAAAGACGCCGACCTGGCAACGCGGGAGGTTCACACCGCCTTCGGGCTGAACGCACCGGAACCCGTGTCAGCAGAGGAGTAA
- a CDS encoding YceI family protein yields MRLLSLPASATTLLLAWAASASAAGYGATGGSVRFDYRVTFIGVSGTSSDLSANVNLTMPDVWQASGTVSVKASSLKTGNSLQEDHMRGALGADRFPVIVYTLSGVNTGAVLTDGQTLATTGMGTLTLKGVTRSLSVPLKLTLSGERVNVATQFKFNPHDFGVDYFGGSDSIAINVGFVLEPR; encoded by the coding sequence ATGCGACTGCTTTCTCTGCCTGCTTCGGCAACGACACTGCTGCTGGCGTGGGCCGCTTCCGCTTCGGCTGCCGGATACGGCGCAACCGGCGGCAGCGTCCGTTTTGACTACCGCGTGACCTTTATCGGCGTGAGCGGCACCAGTAGCGACCTGAGCGCCAATGTGAACCTGACGATGCCCGACGTGTGGCAGGCGTCCGGCACCGTGAGCGTGAAGGCCAGCAGCCTGAAAACCGGCAACAGCCTGCAGGAAGACCACATGCGCGGCGCACTCGGAGCCGACCGTTTTCCCGTCATCGTCTATACCCTGAGCGGCGTCAATACCGGAGCGGTGCTGACCGACGGGCAGACGCTGGCGACCACCGGAATGGGCACGCTGACGCTCAAGGGCGTGACGCGCAGTCTGAGCGTGCCGCTGAAACTGACCCTCAGCGGCGAGCGCGTGAATGTGGCGACCCAGTTCAAGTTCAATCCGCACGACTTCGGCGTGGACTATTTCGGGGGATCGGACAGCATCGCCATCAATGTCGGGTTCGTGCTGGAACCGCGCTAA